A single Lolium perenne isolate Kyuss_39 chromosome 6, Kyuss_2.0, whole genome shotgun sequence DNA region contains:
- the LOC139829924 gene encoding uncharacterized protein: MGWILCVWPEGKEEWLSLQAEKSYHSLSHSGDSATWLEVASGEVGYYSISFWPVMEIQTRKVAFAGVWYMFQNGAEGLSSDRDFFSPRFFTTENAFGNVYGCSQPELGFLVDDLPSRAPLQPGSGCPGVSYTTALLFVESIVVAGLPILAVFRHCFWLLGCTSSHPNNAGFS; encoded by the exons ATGGGCTGGATTTTGTGTGTGTGGCCTGAAGGAAAAGAAGAATGGCTGTCACTTCAAGCTGAAAAGTCATATCACTCACTCAGCCACTCAGGTGACTCAGCCACCTG GTTGGAGGTTGCTAGCGGGGAAGTTGGTTATTATTCAATCTCGTTTTGGCCAGTTATGGAGatacagacaaggaaagtggctttCGCTGGCGTGTGGTATATGTTTCAGAATGGTGCGGAAGGGTTGAGCAGCGATAGAGATTTTTTTAGTCCTAG ATTTTTTACTACCGAGAATGCTTTTGGTAATGTTTACGGATGTTCTCAGCCAGAGTTGGGCTTCCTTGTCGACGACTTGCCATCTCGAGCACCTCTGCAG CCAGGCTCTGGATGTCCAGGAGTTTCTTACACCACAGCATTATTGTTCGTGGAGTCCATTGTTGTTGCAGGTCTACCCATTCTGGCTGTTTTCCGGCATTGTTTCTGGCTGTTAGGTTGTACGTCATCTCACCCAAACAATGCTGGATTCAG TTGA